ATACATGCCACAGTCCTTTGGCTCCTCAGGAGCTTTACAGGGATCCGGTAGACAGTTCCAAAATGGCTAAACTGGTGGATTTTTTGATAAACGCAAAGCACCTAAGCGTTCTGGAACACTGTTCCATGACATTTGCGGTATCCGGCGTCTCAAGAGCCCTGCTAGCTCAGTACAGCCGCCACAGAATAGGGGTTAGCCTAAGCGTCCAGAGTCAGAGGTACGTCTCGGAGAGATCCTCTGGTGGAGCTATATTCGACCACGTGGTGCCCCCTACGGTAATGGCCTCTCCTGAGGCTCTGGAGGTGTTTATGAATGCGATGGAAACCTCCCAGGACGCTTACGATAGGCTTATAGACTGCAAGGTACCTCGAGAGGATGCCCGGTTCGTCCTTCCTGGAGCCATCTGCACAAATTTCGTCACCACCCTCAACCTCCGCTCCTTTTTGGACGTATATGAGAAGAGGGTCAACGTAAAAGGTGCCCAATGGGAGATAAGGGAGATGCTTATCGAGATGGGGAGACTGCTTTTGGAAAAAGAGCCCTGGCTCGATCGATATTTAGGGGTAAAGCTGGAGGAGTGCTCATGCTGATCAATCCTTTTGCACTCCTGTCCTTCGCCCTCAGGGCCGCCTTTGATTCGGCTTCCTCCTCCTGCGAAAAGAGCCTGCCCGTAGGGGGCCAGGCGGTCATAGAGGGAGTCATAATGAAAGGCCCCTCCCACTGGGGGATGGCCGTCAGAAAGCCAGAGGGAGATATCTTCAGAGACAGATGGTCCTGTGCCGGTTGGGATAAAAAAGGCATATGGAGCTGTCCTGTGCTCCGTGGTGTCGCTACCATGGCGGAGATGATGAGGGAGGGCTTTAGGGCTCTTTCAAGATCGGCTCAGATCGCCTTAGGCGAGGAGGAAGAGCTCACCACCAAAGACCTGGTGATATCGGTGTTGGTGTCCATCGTCGCCGTTGTAGGTCTTTTCGTCGCCTTGCCTCTGTGGATAGGCGACCTTTTCGGCCGATGGTTTGACCTAGGGCACGTAGGGAGACACGCTGTGGAGGGCTTAGCCAGAGGGCTGGTGTTTGTCGCCTACGTAGGCTGTATAGGACTCTGGAAGGATATCCGAGAGGTGCTTATGTACCACGGTGCGGAACACAAGACCATAAACGCCTTCGAGGGAGGTTCACCTATGACGGTGAAGAGGATTGGATCTTACTCCAGGATACATCCTCGGTGTGGAACCTCCTTTCTGATGGTGGTCGTCGTGGTAAGCATTCTCGTCTTTTCCCTCGCTGGCGGCGGCGGTGTGCTGTGGAGGATAGGTTCTAGAGTCGTCCTTCTTCCCCTCGTGGTAGGCCTGTCCTACGAGATAATAAGAGCGTCCTCCAAGTGGGGTAGCCTCGGCAGAAGCATAATGGCCCCTGCCCTTTCACTACAGTACCTTACCACCAGAGTCCCGTCGGGAGCTCAGATAGAGGTGGCACTGAGGGCCCTTGAATCCGCTTTGAACGTTAAATTTACCCCTGATACCCCGGGGAGGAGTGTGTACGGTGAATCTAGACTATAAGTTACAGGAGATAATGGCGGCTCATGAGGAGATAGAGCACAAAATGGCAGACCCCTCCATTACCTCCAATCCTAAAGAGCTTCAGGCCCTCGGTAAAAAACACGCCGAGCTTTCGGAGATCGTAGAGGCGTATAAATCCTATCTTTCCGTTAAGTCTGAGCTTGATGGTGCCAGGGACCTACTAGGTTCCGGCGATCGTGAGATGGAGCTTATGGCCAAGGAGGAGATAAACCGCCTTGAGCCTCTTTTGGACGAGAGAGAACAGGCCATAACCTTTCTGCTTCTCCCTAAGGACCCTAACGACGATAAAAGCGTAATAGTGGAGATCAGGGCCGGTACAGGAGGAGAGGAAGCCGCCCTTTTCGCCTCAGACCTCTTCAGGATGTACAGCCGTTACGCCGAGACCAGGAGATGGTCGGTGGACGTGATAGAGTCCAACGAGACCGAGATAGGGGGCTATCGGGAGATAGTCTTCAAAGTCGACGGTCAAGGGGCTTACAGCGACCTGAAGTACGAGAGCGGGGTCCACAGGGTACAGAGGGTGCCTGAGACCGAGTCGGGAGGTCGAATTCACACCTCCGCCGCTACGGTTGCGGTTTTGCCGGAGGCGGAGGAGGTCGACGTGGACATAAGGACCGAGGATCTGAAGATAGATACCTACAGAGCCAGCGGGGCCGGTGGGCAGCACGTTAACATGACCGACTCCGCCGTCAGGATAACCCATCTTCCGACGGGGTTGGTCGTGACCTGTCAGGACGAGAGATCTCAGATAAAAAACCGCGCCAGAGCCATGGCTTTTCTTCGGACAAAGCTGTACGATATGGAGCGTCAGAAAAGGCACGACGCTGAGGCTCTGCAGAGAAAGGGCCAGATAGGGTCAGGCGATCGATCGGAGCGGATCAGGACCTATAACTATCCTCAGAATAGGCTCACCGACCATAGAATAGGCCTTACCCTTTATAAGCTGGAATCGATCATGGAAGGCACCATTTCGGAGCTTATAGAGCCTCTTCGGATGGCCGACAGGGCGGAGCTTTTAAAGGCGATGAATGACCGATAAAAAACTCTCCTCCCTGTCGACAGCTTGGAGAGATAGGCTGAAGAATGCCGATGTGGACAATCCTCACCTGGACGTTGACCTCATATGTGCGGAGGTCTTAGGTGTATCCAGAACCTGGCTACATTGTCACGACGATGTTGAATTACGCCCCGAGGATAAAGAGAGGGTAGATGAAAAAGTGTCCCGCAGGGAGAGAAGGGAACCTCTTCACTACATACTCGGTAAATGCCCTTTCTGGAAGAGCTCCTTTTCGGTCAGAGAAGGCTGTCTTATCCCTAGACCGGAGACGGAATTTCTCCTGGAGGCCGCCCTTGAGGGCTTTTCCTCCGGTTTGGCGGTTGACTGGGGGACTGGATCGGGATGTCTAGCGGGGTCGTTGCTTACGGAGGTCCCTTGTGCCTCGGTAGTAGCGGTGGACCGCTCGCCTGTGGCCATAGACATCGCCTACCATAACCTCTCCGCCTTAGATGTTCTCGATAGAGCCCTTCTTTGGCACTGTTCTAACCCCCATGATATACCGATTGAAAGGGGATCGGTGGACCTCATAGTCTCCAATCCTCCCTACATACCTACTTCCTCCCTATCCGGTCTTATGGACGAAGTGGTCGGATACGAGCCTTTAATGGCTCTAGACGGCGGAGACGATGGCCTAGACCCCTACAGGGCCCTTTTGCCCTGGGCGGAGATGGTCCTGAGGCCCGGTGGAAGGCTGTGGGTGGAGTTCGGTGGTGAGGAACAAGTGAAGCCTCTGTTAGAATTGACGCCGCAAGGCCTTTCGGTTATGGAGATCAGGAAAGATCTTGCCCTCATACCTCGCCTTATAGGCTGGTGTCGTGTATAATTTTATGTTGGTTTGACCCACTATACGATTCGGTGGGATGATTTCACATTTTAGGAGGAGAAGTAGCTATGGAACAGAGAGATCTCGTTATCATCGGCGGTGGACCTGCCGGACTTACAGCGGCTATATACGGCAGAAGGGCGGGCCTGAGCACCCTTGTAATAGAGAAGGGCATGATCGGTGGAGCTATCTGCACCACCGAGGAGATAGAGAACTGGCCTGGAGTAAAGCACGCTACCGGACCTGAACTGGGAGATATGTTCAAGGAGCATGCCCTTTCTCTGAAGGCCGAGTTCCTCGATGCTGAGGTGGCCTCCATAAAGGAAAACGGTCTTTGCAAGATCATCTCCACCGACAAAGGCGATTTTGAGGCAAAAGCCCTTATCGTGGCTACAGGAGCGAGCTTCCGTAAGCTTGGCTGCCCTGGAGAGGCCGAATTTGCCGGCAAGGGAGTTAGCTACTGTGCTACCTGCGACGGAGCTTTCTTCGAGGAGCTGGAGGTCGCGGTTATCGGTGGTGGAAACACCGCCGTCGAGGAGGCCTGTTACCTCACTCAGTTCGCCACTAAGGTCTATGTCGTTCATCGCAGGGACAAATTCCGTGCCGATCAAATGGCGGTGGACAGGGCATT
The uncultured Dethiosulfovibrio sp. genome window above contains:
- the thyX gene encoding FAD-dependent thymidylate synthase, translated to MEVPMRVDLIYTTPDYLIAIWLAGHTCHSPLAPQELYRDPVDSSKMAKLVDFLINAKHLSVLEHCSMTFAVSGVSRALLAQYSRHRIGVSLSVQSQRYVSERSSGGAIFDHVVPPTVMASPEALEVFMNAMETSQDAYDRLIDCKVPREDARFVLPGAICTNFVTTLNLRSFLDVYEKRVNVKGAQWEIREMLIEMGRLLLEKEPWLDRYLGVKLEECSC
- the trxB gene encoding thioredoxin-disulfide reductase, producing MEQRDLVIIGGGPAGLTAAIYGRRAGLSTLVIEKGMIGGAICTTEEIENWPGVKHATGPELGDMFKEHALSLKAEFLDAEVASIKENGLCKIISTDKGDFEAKALIVATGASFRKLGCPGEAEFAGKGVSYCATCDGAFFEELEVAVIGGGNTAVEEACYLTQFATKVYVVHRRDKFRADQMAVDRALANPKVQPVWDSVVEEIAGDGLVEKVVLKNVKTGELSDLPVSGVFMFVGNTPNAELVKDLVETEKGGWVKTNEKMATSMKGLFAAGDLRDKSLRQVVTAASDGAIAAMSAYEYIAEHF
- the prfA gene encoding peptide chain release factor 1 translates to MNLDYKLQEIMAAHEEIEHKMADPSITSNPKELQALGKKHAELSEIVEAYKSYLSVKSELDGARDLLGSGDREMELMAKEEINRLEPLLDEREQAITFLLLPKDPNDDKSVIVEIRAGTGGEEAALFASDLFRMYSRYAETRRWSVDVIESNETEIGGYREIVFKVDGQGAYSDLKYESGVHRVQRVPETESGGRIHTSAATVAVLPEAEEVDVDIRTEDLKIDTYRASGAGGQHVNMTDSAVRITHLPTGLVVTCQDERSQIKNRARAMAFLRTKLYDMERQKRHDAEALQRKGQIGSGDRSERIRTYNYPQNRLTDHRIGLTLYKLESIMEGTISELIEPLRMADRAELLKAMNDR
- the prmC gene encoding peptide chain release factor N(5)-glutamine methyltransferase, with translation MTDKKLSSLSTAWRDRLKNADVDNPHLDVDLICAEVLGVSRTWLHCHDDVELRPEDKERVDEKVSRRERREPLHYILGKCPFWKSSFSVREGCLIPRPETEFLLEAALEGFSSGLAVDWGTGSGCLAGSLLTEVPCASVVAVDRSPVAIDIAYHNLSALDVLDRALLWHCSNPHDIPIERGSVDLIVSNPPYIPTSSLSGLMDEVVGYEPLMALDGGDDGLDPYRALLPWAEMVLRPGGRLWVEFGGEEQVKPLLELTPQGLSVMEIRKDLALIPRLIGWCRV
- a CDS encoding DUF1385 domain-containing protein, encoding MLINPFALLSFALRAAFDSASSSCEKSLPVGGQAVIEGVIMKGPSHWGMAVRKPEGDIFRDRWSCAGWDKKGIWSCPVLRGVATMAEMMREGFRALSRSAQIALGEEEELTTKDLVISVLVSIVAVVGLFVALPLWIGDLFGRWFDLGHVGRHAVEGLARGLVFVAYVGCIGLWKDIREVLMYHGAEHKTINAFEGGSPMTVKRIGSYSRIHPRCGTSFLMVVVVVSILVFSLAGGGGVLWRIGSRVVLLPLVVGLSYEIIRASSKWGSLGRSIMAPALSLQYLTTRVPSGAQIEVALRALESALNVKFTPDTPGRSVYGESRL